ACATTTGGTGTTTTGTGGTAAATGCGTCTCCACTTATTACATGGAAAGTGGAACCTGAGAGGCCTCAATAATaaatttcagttcatttccAAGTACACCATTAGCACAACAATAAAGATTCCTTCATCTGGTTTCTGAGGTCTGGGAGATTTCTCTTTTGTAGGGAAGGATTTACGTGGTTGGTGAGAACCCGGGTTAATCACCTCCTCTAAGGCTCACCAGCAGTCAATTACACACCATTACAATGCCAGGtcaactttgttttccttacatGTCAGGGTAATAATTCTCCAGAGAGCGACTAGCATGAAATAATCCAGCATTCCCATGTCAGCTTGCAACACTGAGTTATACTGTTTCTGTAACAAAGtattatgcatatatatatatatatatatgcataacatttcaaatacagaagCATGGAAAGCTTGGGAAACTTTTATTGATATATTCCTCAAGAAATTCAAAATTCTGTGAGCGAACATCACCATGCATAGGGTATATTGTTGTAAAACATCCAGCAGAGTGGTAAAGCCAAGAATTTTACTTTTACACtcaaaaccagctgcttttACATAACATTTGGCTTCAGATTCTTCTTAGCAATACCAACTACTCTCCACACGCCTCTGCTCTGATGCATTGTATCGCTGCCTAGATGGGGAGGTTGAGCCTGAGGACACCAGGTAACACTGTGCCAGAAAAGCCGATACTGAGGAAAGAGCTCCAGACCAGGAACCATGAAAGCAAAGACACGGGCAGCAGGTCATGAAGAGACAGATACAGCACAGAGGTTGCTGTGGGAAGGAGATGCATGCACAGTCCGCTGCCAGATGTCTCAAGGATATCATTGTCCTGTAGCAGGCTGACAGGGTCTGCTTAGTGCAGCGAGACAAAAGCACCTGAATtaggaggagcagaggggaacACACATGTATGCACACACGCATAGAGGCCAATAACATGTTGCAATGTCATGTTTAATAAGAAGCAGATCATACAGAGGTAGGATTATACAGTACAGATTACAAATTGCCCACAACCTATGGTTTGATGCAAGATGATTCATGTAGTAACTGATGTTGCTTCCTTGTTGCAGCTCTGTGTTGATACTCAGCCCTGATCATAGCAAGACGcatacagcacagaaacagagcatAGGCTAGTTGACTCCACAGCTCCTTTTTTCATATATCggtataaaataaatatacaccAGTAGCCACAGAAAGAGCCTACAAAGGGGTCTATAATGGTTATCGTACCAGATCCCTTTATATTGCCACAATGATACCTACAAACACCCAAGGAATTAGTAATATAGTCCATAGCATCAAGAACGGAGCACTTAGAAAGATGGGAAGGCATTAGAAAATCAGGAAAGATAACCTTAGAAgcttgtaaatgtttttttcagaagatctGAGCATGTACGGATGTGTTTAATGGCATCTCCAAACGCTCAACCCTTCCTAGAGCTCAGCCACATGTCTACATCCTGCTTGCCATCTCCTGGACATTATTCTTTCAGCAGCAACTCTCACTAGGTTTAGCATGGTCTACAGCTTCCAACCGGGTACCCCCGTCCCCACCTGGCACCACCATAAACATGTGAGCCCCCAGGAGCACGGGCGGCACTAAAGCCAGTTCCAGCTTCAGGAGCTCCTGCAGATCCCACAACGCTCTGCTGCGGGAAGGTGCTGAGGATCGGTCCAGGGAAGGTCACAACCACCGGCGGAGGGTAGATCACCACTCTGGAGTCAGGACACTGCCGAACACAGGGCTCGTTGCAGCTGTCAGCGATGGGCTGTGGAGCAGCCACCCCACACGGGGAGGCACCACCATCAGTGCATGTACCCGAGTGCACCATTTTTCAGGGATGGTCAATCTGAAGTGCAAGACAATAGTATAGAAATAAGGCACAAATTCTTAGAAGTTTCACAATCAAATATTATAATAAAAGTCTGCTGATGGGCTGGAGGGAAAGGTGGAATTTTCATAGCTCCATTCCTAGAAGATATCTATAAAGCTTGTATTGAAAACAATGATGTCTGGaaatcagttttgaaaacaataACATCTGGAAAtcagttttcatgaaaaatcGATTGAAGCCCACCATCCAGATCTGCATTTACCAAAGCCAGCAGCTCAACAGTCACAAATTTATTAATTATATCAAAAAAACTTCAGACTTGTATCAGAATATTCGCACGGCATTCACCTTGActtaaaactgcaaacaaaGGCTTTGTTAGAAAGTGGAACTCAGAGGAAACTTACCTACTTCACAAGAGAAATAAGAGAAATGATCATACAAGATCTGATGTTGAGCACTTTTATACTTGCTCTTAGACTGCCCAAAGCATGAATCAGCTGTGTGGATAACATCCTAATCAATTACTAAACGCATTTCTTTCAAGACTTAACCTTGTTAATGAATGccaattgttttaaataaatcactttGTAATTATTAGTTTGTCCCTCTACCGCATATGACCTGTACTTTACTGCCTTCCAGTCTCTGCTGTTTCAAAACTTTATATAGAGGGGATAACTCTGCATCTTggagaaagacaaaatgtttaTATGGTTTATGCTTCACATTCTCCATGAACAGACTCGATCCTGGGCAGGTGGTAAACAGCCATTTGCTTGGAAGAAAATGTACTTGACTCAGCCCAGGAAATGTTGCAAAAGTGAGGGACAACCTGCGTCCTTGGCCTAGGGGTGGCCAGGTTCACAGCTGCGTGATGGAAATGAGCTAATACAAAGTCTGGTCAAAGCTCTGGCACACTGAAGAAATCCTGAATTTTTATAGAGTTATATGTACCCAAATAAGTCAGTGCAGCTCTTCCAATTAGACACCAAGCATCTGTTGCTTTAAGTATGCAAGCTTtgacaataaaaaagaaaaggaaaaaagggtaaGGCCATATTTTACGTGAAATTTAACGCCCCATATTGTGAAGCTATAAATCATGACCTGATTAGGGGAATGGCAAGAAGACAATAAATATGGTGTGGCTTAGGCAAGACcttgtcagacattttttaCAGCGAGTCGCTTCTTCAATAAAAAGGCACCGAAAGCCATTATAATAACAACGCTCGTTGTGTATATAGGAGGAGGGGAAGATGCATTGTGGAATCCTGTGGAAACTGCAGGTGTGGGGTTATTGTCCGTGTTAAACAGCAGCATgaggcagcagctttctgaCACCCAGCAGCAGAGTCAGCAACAGATGCCAAGGATGGCTGCGCCGTGTGCCATACCGACACTCCCACCAGGCCATCGAGAGCAGCAGCTTGTCCATTCTGATTTACACTTCATTTTACTTAAACATATTTTGCTACTTCTGTAGTAATAGAGGCGACTTACTTGGGCTGTTCTGCTATACTAAACCTCACCTCAAAGCCTTCTGCCTTTGCCCCAGCAACCTGTTCTTGCAAGGAAAAGCCTTCCTTTGGTGGAGTTAGAGGTGGTAACACTGCAGAACGAAGTTTCCCCCTTCCAAGTCATCTCATCTTGTATATCATCAGATTGGCagtaaaattactttgaagGACAGGACTAGACCCCATTGCACTCTATGCTACGGCAGAGCAGAAACCTCAGTCAAGATTTCCACAATGATGGGAAGTGACTGGAATGCTTCCCTACTTTAACTGCATACTGAGATTTATATTCATAGTCTCATAATGTTTGATGATTACATATTTGTAATTCCTTTGGAAAAATTGGCTCTACCTTTTCCATAATTGAAGATAACAATGTGAATGACAACATACGTCTTTATCTTAGCTTAGACCTGGTAGCAATTTATCCCTGACGTAATTCCTCAAAAACATTGGAATTAAATAcctaattactgttttcaagttagacagctgaaaataaaactgaacatTAAGTCCTATATATATTgagaaatatattaataattctGTCTTGAAAAGTCAAGATCTTCAATCCCGTGCGAGAGGAACCCACGTTGCTGggatttgtttccttctctgctgcagaCTGCTTGGGGTTAATGTCACTGCAGGGTCCACTTATCTGAACTTAAAGGTTAACAACACTGACAGCAGGCATGCCaatgctttctgaaagcattttcaaagcacatCGTAAAAGCTCATTAGTGTTCTAAACAACAGATGTTGtcatatgattatttttttttaacaagagtATTACAGTTGCCAGCTCAAAGGCTACCAGAGAagacaaggaaataaaagtgaTGAGTCAACCAGTGAACCATTGCCAAAACCCAGTACCTAAAGAGTGCGTCCATAAGGAAGCAATGCAACAAAACAGTGCACGTGTCAGCTCTATTTACCAGTCAAAACAAGCTTAAGAATCAGATTCCAGCATCTTGAAAGCTAACGATACTAAACACAAAAATCATCAGCTTTGTATCCATCAGGAGACAGAGAAAACGCCTGAGCTGCAGACAAGCCATCAACACCTTCAAGCCCTTGAAGTGCTGACAGGACACATTTATTATGTATTTAGCCGAAATGTTAAGATTCTTCAAAAGATTTTAATCGTCCTCTGTCTGTAAGGATACGCAGGACAGATGTATTAACCCTTAGGGGACCAAGCTGGAGGTCACCACAAGAGCAAGGAGATCTCTAAAGACATCCATCTGATTACACTGTTcaaaaaagcagataaagaaTCCAACCCATCCCTGAGATCATTGAAACACCACAACAAATGGATCCAATTTAGGAAGTTTGAAACTCTAAAAACGTGTGTGGTTTAGTGTGCACACCACAGCAGATGAGGCAGGAACCTTAGAAACAATTACATCAATTACATGTTGGCTTTGGCTAATAAGGACTTTGAACCCAAAAAGGTGCCCTCTCCACCAGTCTGTCTAGGGAAGtataataaaagtaatttgaGGCTCAGATTTTCAtccatttccctttgtttctcCTCCTTAAATCAGCTCAGCTGTTTTATAACCACCACACTACAGCTAAATAGGCTGTAACCTTGAGAGGCTTagcacatttaattttataaaaaagacCACAGACATGAGAAGCCACTGAGGTTTTTCCCACTTTGTCTTAAAGTTAGTGATATCGGAGCAGCTGTGAAGAGAGCAGTTGCAGGGGGAGCTGAATTTGTTTCTGACTATAAGTATGGAATGAGTAGTGTGCagcttttagaaataaagtCTGGTGAAACCCTggaattacatttattttcatttgctttacttcagacaGCAGTTGTGCACTCCACCTTTCCTTTGCAttaaaagatttcattttactgttgcatttcatgctttgctgctctcaaaggaaaaaagctttctgatGAACAAGGCTTTAGATACTCCATGAGTAGAAGTCCAGagctattttatttctgaatgacCAGCCACACAGCTTGATGCCcagcttacaaaaaaaaataataaatgaaccACAGGACAGGCTTGGAGGTGTTCTGTGCAGTGGAAAACAGGCATCAAGGCTGCTTGGTGGATGTTTGCAAACAGCTCCAAAACTGTTGCCCTGTACACTTAACCAAACCTACCACTCACCACTGGCCCAGCCTCAAACCACCCAGCACCACCACGTTATTCTGCGGAGAATGACACACTTTCCCATAACTTAGCCTTCCATTAGGTACTTTGAATTTAATAGTTGTAAACAGCTACAGAGACAACACACTTTGAAGAAAGCCAGTGCTGGGCTCAGCATCACAAGAAGATTTTAACTGCTTCCAGCAAATGGGAAAGAGAGAATTTCCCACCCAGAGATATCCTCTGCTACACAGTGCACCACTACAAGGGCTCTCAATCTTATCAGCTGGTCCTGATACTTCTCATTGATCCATGTGATAGCTCATGCGTTAACAATAAGCCATGAGCCATGAATTCACCGGGAAGgttgaagaaggaaaataaacaccCATTTTTCCCATTGCCAAGGGTTATTATCCAGCAGTGGAGGCTGTCCGTGCTGCGTTATGAGCGATGCAATAGAAAGGTGAAGAGCAATGATCTGCTACACCCTGGTGCTACACCAAGGTAAATGCAGAGATGGAATTGCTAATAAACACTCCTGCATTTGAGTGTTATTGCTGAGTTAAGCTTAGCTCACTGGACATTGCGTTACCTGCATGCCctctgggaaaatattttcccttgaaGCAGATGGCATTGGCTATTGCTTGATATCTTGTGATATTAAGATGAAGCACAGGTCTTACTGCCTGTAGCCATCATTTTGTCTCAGAACAAGGGGTTACAACAAGAGCCAGTATTCAGGGTTCTAACTATATCCCCCTTTATAACATACAAACTTGCACTATATATACTAGCTATGGAAAATCAGGGAGTTAAAGCACGAAATTCAGCCGGTGTTTTCCTAACGAAATACTCCAAgctgaaaagagggaaaaaagggcaAGAACATTGAACTTCATCAAACCACAGTCACCCCTCATGGCATGACCTCTAACAGAGCCTATTCTCATCCCACACCTCAGCTTTGCTCTACTGATAAATTAAGCTGATCCTCGCAGCTACCATGCTCGGCAGACCTATGTTTACCCATTCATAAAACAAGAATAGCACTGACAGAGGCTATTAAATAACATCTTCATAACACGACCTCTTAAAACTCCTCACAAACGCTTGTTAATGTTTTATATGAGCAAAGCTTTTCAGGCTGAACTGCATTATAATGAACACCAGCACATACCCAATTTAGAGGCTGCGTCTCAAGACATCAAAGGCTATAATTACATCACACATAGGGAGCAGTTTCCCTTCTGATGGACAAGCGCAAGgcacacacagaggcagcatccacacaggcacagctgagGTCTAGGTGCAAACCAGCAGCTCTTGGGATGGTCACAGGGTAAGATAAGAGGGTCAGTAGAAAGGGATTCCCCCCCTTGCTGTCACTGGGACACTAACCTAGTCTAACCTggaaattccttgttttgcaaaGGACACCAACCAGATGCCACCAACACATTTGCTAATGAACTAAGAGTCCCCGTAGGACCACAGCTGCCTGTATAAAGCACTGCCCAGGCAGCCAAGCTTTATATCCTTTGCAAAGTCACAATTCCTTGCAAATTAGCTATGCCAGTTCCCCAGCAGATTTCCATTTGCCACAGGACAAATcctggacacagccctgagtGTTTTGGACCTCACCAAAAGACAGTACCAGCTTGCCTGCACACCTTTTCCACTGGCCTTGTTTCAGCCGTAAAAAGCAACCAACTGCAAAGCCTAATAAAATCAGGGAAGGACTCTTATTAAGTTTGAAGAGCACTAGAGCAGCCACACAATGAATAGCTGAGTGCATCAGCCTCATTTTGCAAAGCCGGATTCTTCAATGCCCCCAGCTGCCTACCTGCATTGAAACGAACAAAAGGGGAAACGGAGTGAGGAAGATCATTGCCCACTCCCCCCTGCTGCTTCCTAATTGCtgatcttctgaaaaaaaaaaaaaaaaaaacaaaaaacaccacacaccaTCACCACACTTTAGAATAACGACAGATAGACGTAACAAATGAGGTCAATGGAAAAAAGGTATCTTTTATTTCTCCCATAAagatttaaaatggaaagaaccCACAGGGTGTGGGGTGCATTTCGTGGTATTTGGGAATAACAATATATTAATAATCACAAGTGAGTAAAATAATTACAGCCAATGAAAAAGTTCCATATGAACAAATTGTCTCCTGTATCTAATTAGGATTTGATACACAGCAGCTCAGGTTTTCCATGCAGTCTTAAAAGACAGTATAAAAACAAGCATTTCCAAGCTTTCAATCCAGTTCTTACTCTCTGCCGTGAACTCGGTAAGTTATttgcttatttctgtttctaacTAGCAAAATATCCTTTTTTGGTACTTTGAACTTGAATCTATATCCTGCAGAAATGGTCTGATGCTGAGAAttaagaagtttttttcttttaaaggatcTTTCGTGGgtatgtgggggtttttttacaggCATAGACAGATACAGGCTTTTAAAGTTGAACTTGAGACTTACAGAACCTCCCTCAATTTGGCATGTGATGTTTCCACTTTGATCTGGCTGTCTAGGTACCTGTATCTTtgatttgctttgaaaaaactGAATTCTAGATTTCTCCTATGTTAGAGGCCACTTATTTTAGCAGTTCAAATAACTACTTCTGTTGGCAGCTGACCTTTACCATCCTAGTCGGAGACTGATGTAGATTACTTCTGTTATACCACAGAGGTTGATTTTAATCTGGAATAACTGAAGGAAAGTTTGGCTTCTGCATATTCAAGACCCCTGTCTCTACACACTTTTGGGGAGGttctttacaaaagcaaatattacCTGCCCGCTTTCAAAATATAGCAAGAAAACCCTGATCCAGTCCTGCTTGGCATTTCTCCCATGTTTGCAATGACTTGTCAGTTGACCAGCAAATGGAGATGATCTACAGTAGCTGGGACCTGACCCTTGAGGGCTTGTCCTTAGAGCAGTCCTGTACATCTGCAAAAGCAACTGCCACCAAATTGCAGAGTACAGACACCCAAGTGCCATTTGCTAATGCTGAGGAAAGCTGATTTGAAGTcagattttaaatgttaattagGAATTCCAAGGTCTCGGCACTTCTCCATGCTCAATCTCATCTTTGGAATGGACACCTCTTGTCTTCCAAGTATGGAGAGGCTTCTCTGATGTCCCACAGCTGGGCAATGCCTCTTGCTGGCAGCTGGCGCAGACCCTGCACCCTCCAGCCCTCAAGGCATCCCATCTCCTTCCCAGGACCAGTTCAGCCCTGGCAATATGGGGTGTCCACAGGCTAATCCAGGCAGCTGAGGTGCAGACACCAGCAGACACCTCCTGTGATTCTTGCAACCCTTTGGTCTCCAGCTTTAGTGGAGAAAAAGCAGGGAGTAGAGCAAGAGACAGCAGAGTACAGAGCAGCCAGTAAAAGAGCTACACAGCTGCATCCTGAGATGCAGAGAGTTATATTTGACTTTTTCTACTCATATGGGATACTGGCAGTTTGAGCCAGACTCGTCTGGTCCTGAACAAACattaggcatttaaaaatagaccTCTGCCACATCACCCTGCCAATTACAAAGATAGCAATACTCTGTTCTGCAATTTAAAGTAGCATAAAGAAGGGCGATACTTCCTTTTGCTGTACCTATTGCCAGCAGAAAGCAATTCCAGTTTCAGCTGAAGCATCgggaaagcaaataaataatagcCCTTGTCACAAGATGAGAACCTCAGCACTAATCCCAGATACGCCATTGCCTCACTAGCTGAAGCATGTAGGTCACTTCGCAGCTATGCCTGGAACTCCCCTTATTCTTGGGATAATAGCTACCTGCTCCACAAGACACCCGAAGCTATGACAGGGATCGCTAGCTAAATGCAATGCTGTGCAGTTTCTGCTATGGAGATGAGGGCTGAGAGTGCAGCAAgctcagagcagaaaaacagcttGTCAGATAAAACGAGTGATCTGCAGGGAATTCCTTTACCTTTATttcctactttattttttagGCTCATCTCCATCCCAGAACAATGCCTTATTATGGGTACCAATACAAGCAGCAGTACTATATTCCAGGTGGAGCGAAGTGTGCCACACCGGTCTTCACGCACTGCCACAACCCCAGTGCGGTGAGGTGCACATCATGCACACCATGTGCTTCCAAAGGCACCAAGCTGTGCACCGTGACCAAGACCATCCAGAGCAGCCCCAGGTGCTACGCACCATGTTCATCACGATGCGTTGAGACACACATTGTGGAAGAccactcctcctcctgcagctccaggtcTCCTGGTCTGTGCACCATGGCATTCCCTCAGCCCCACGTGCAGGGCAGGGAACATCTCTGCGTGACACACTGCGGACAGCCAGCCGTTACGAGATGCCCTCAGATATGCGCTCCAGCTCCCATGTGCCAACACAGCGCGTGTCCTTACTCATACCAGTGGTCCAATAGCTACCACTACAACACCGGGCACCAATAAACTCCATGGAGGTGCCCACAGAACAGCCAGGTGATGAAAAGCAAGACACACACCCATAGCTGAGTTCACAGGCACAGCTTTCAGAAGCACAAGTCTTCTGTTGTGACCACTGGGGCTTGCAGACAACCTGACCCCTTTACAAACCAGCCCTTATTTAATCCTCTCCGTGTTATACTCTGCATTAAGTTTAGAGGTCTCATAGCTTCATCATTATGGTCTGCTATCATCTACAGAGGGCTTGGATTTCAACAAAGACAGTTTTTCCGCGACTGCCAGTGTAAGTGATACCTGAGTTTTACCACGGGCATAATCACTCACATGGATGACATTGTATCCTCAAAGCAGCTTCAGCTAGCCCAGTGCCACCAAAAACTAGGTCCTTCCATGCTAACACTGCTAAGAAtacacatttctttctgctttcaacaGTGTTCCAGAGGAGATTTTGTAAAGAAACTGGTTTCTAAATCTGTGCTTTGTTCCGTATGCAGCCAACAGAAATAAGTGAATGTAAAATGGTGGAAAACAGGACTTGACTTTCAAGTCAAGGGGGTCTACTATGTGAAGCAGCTCACTCTGGAAGCACTTACTACTTAAATATCCACCTCTGATGTACCAGCTGAAGTCAGAGAATACTTGCTGTATAACCTGCATTACTTTATTCTCTGTGGTAAATAACCATCATCTCACATAATAAAGCCTCTACTGCATCAAACTACCTGCTTTCTAGTTCGGTGGgttggtgggctttttttcatcccttttcAGACTTGACTCAGAGCAGAAAATCCCCAGTTGTACAGCAGCCATGGAAAGACAAGCTCTGCTTCCACCTGTGTGGGTAATACTCAGCTTCCCACAGTGGATTCTCAAAACAactcacagaaaagctgtaagaTGACTAACGCAGTGAATCAATAAGCTACTAAACACTGGAATTGTCAGGGCAGAGCTCTAACCCCTAGACCACAGTGCTGCACGCGGTACAGCATTCAGCTGTTCACAAATCGAGGAGTTATGACCCCATCCACCACTAAATACCAATTAAATTTACCCTAAATCATTCCTTGTGCATTTGTAACCTGCACCCCAGCAATTCCTTGTGGTCAGTGGATTCAGGGAACATGAGGGAGCCCCAGGCAGGCACACATTCcctcacagcagagcagccaagGGCACAGCACAAAACCCTCAGGCAGTCAAGGACCCACAGTGCCACAAACACCCAGCCGTTCAGAGTAACGCATCAGTATCAGAACAAGGCATAGCAGAAATTAGATTGGcattgattaatttttttttcttctatcagCCTTGACATTCATTGAAATCGATAATCCCAAATACGTCTCTTTGTCACAAGGTTAGGCAAGCTACAGGACTCCAAATTCAGTTAGATTTGCACAGCAAGgaagcatcttttaaaagaacaaaaggtCTGAAGCTAGAAACAAAGCAAGTAGACTGTtttacaggggggaaaaaaaaaaaaaaaagagagagagagaaaaaaaaaacagagacagcagctctgaagaGGCACCACTTCCCTGGAGTCAGCAGAGGTGAGGATGACTTATGCCTGCTCCAGATATGCCTACTAGGAGAAAAGTAATAAAGTTATGCTCTCCACCAAGTAGCCAAAGGGCACGCCTCTAATGTGGTCGCATTCAAAGGAGGGTGAAGCTGTTTGGCAGTGCCCAGCAAGGGGAGCGCTTCCCGTCCCCTCTCCTGGCTGCTACGCTACAGCCCGTGAACATGGCACCTCAGCAGGCTGAGGTTACAGCAGCAACGTGAGCAAGAGAGCCATTCTGCATCTCTCCACATGGTTTTTTACCCATACCTTCATGCTACACCCAGGTTTTAGTCTTAGGTAGTAAGAGGTTTCAGTACTGTGTGTTCATCCAGGGAACTTCACTGTTTAAGAGCTCGTTACCCCAGTTCATCAAGCTCTCTCCATCACTTGCCCACAAACACTTCTCATTTGCCCAACTCTGCTGAGCTCCACCACTTCTGGACAATAGCATTACAACAAAAATGTGtgatttgtatttaaatgaGTCTGTGCAATACAGCTGTCTGCTCTTTCAACAAGCTGGGTGGCAACCACCgcatttttattattcctaattaaaagcagaaagggtGAGAAATTAGGAAGGCATTTAGTGTCTCTGCCATTCCGAAGTCTATCAAATTTTCAGAGCTGACTACAGAGGCAAACAGATGCTTCACTGTGATTAAATTCAAAATGCCACGCAGTCAGGTTAGCCTGGCCCAGGGAGCCAGGGAACATCAGGGCAGAGCTACACCACAAGCCCACTGGTCCAGCAGCAAGGGCAAGCTGCCCCAaggagctcagcaccagccacacagccctgccctCGGACGCTTGCAGgctgaaagcaaacagcaactCTGTCACCTAACACAACGCTACATTAGGTCCTCTATCACTGAAGATTACAGGattaaaatctttcaaaatgagAGAGCTTTCAGCAGTAGCTGATAACCAGCAGTTCTTCGTAGCATCACAAATAATAATTTGGATGAACCCaccaataaaaatattgtaaaagtACTTAGCATCACAATCTTTCCAGTTTCAGGTGGGAGAGCTTAGGAACATGTTAGAAACCTCCGTCCCATCCCAGGTTTAAATCCTACTCAGTGTACTTGTCCCCAGCCAGTCCCACAGGAGGGAACCACCTGACAACCTGGGGGCTTCTCAAAGAGCACATCAAGTTCTCAGGGAGAGTCAGCAGGACCTCAAAACGTTTGTAGTCTGAAGTCACATTCACAGGGTGAATTTGCTCTCTCCTGATCAGCTTTGACTTACCACATAGCTACAGTTCAAACCccagcaggaggagaaagagaagggcTGCAAAGAGAAGGACAGAAGCGTGTGATTTACTTAACAGCGGCATCATCTCTACCAGGTAAGAGCTGAAGCCAGCCAGGAGCATTTTGTAGCTAAGAATTTGCTCTTTAGTGAATTTCTGATGCAATTCAAAAGCATAGTATTTGGTCTTTTGACTCCCACACTATAAAAATCATCCTGCCTCCAACACTAGCAGCAAAGCATCCAAAACAGCTCCTAGCACACAGTAGCCAACGATTCACAGGAGAGCAGACCCAGAGGCTCCTCTTGCTGATGTGATGGAAAGCGCTTTCTGCACATGACCAAAACCATGCATTGCATCAGCAGGGATCGGAGCACAGATCCACGGGAAAGCAGGTCCCTGCATGTCCCCCAGAGCTGCATTCCCAGATCCCaaaccagcaccagctctgcagctgcagcccatcTGCTCTCATCATTGACAGCACCTGCTGCTCAAAGCCTCTCACTTACTACTGTTCCACATACGGCATTCAGAGTCTATTACTTTTTCAGCTTGCTGCAGACAGTAATCTgcactggagcatctccttGTCACGCTCACAGCTGTCACCTAGGGGATGTATATCTGTACTTCAGC
The sequence above is drawn from the Falco naumanni isolate bFalNau1 chromosome 20, bFalNau1.pat, whole genome shotgun sequence genome and encodes:
- the LOC121080140 gene encoding claw keratin-like, with amino-acid sequence MVHSGTCTDGGASPCGVAAPQPIADSCNEPCVRQCPDSRVVIYPPPVVVTFPGPILSTFPQQSVVGSAGAPEAGTGFSAARAPGGSHVYGGARWGRGYPVGSCRPC